The proteins below come from a single Candidatus Poribacteria bacterium genomic window:
- a CDS encoding PglZ domain-containing protein, whose protein sequence is MKEKRWRVLWIDNQRTDVEQSNGQPEDSYREKQKYITPKPYVRFLEYEGYDVSLADTGAEGIALLKDETYHAALLNYDAALQTDNLLARIRDVDAHIPIILLTREDGQEVLQQASLYNIGNIFMMSENAQVKASSRQLALSLAFLLEKQGVREAYTPQAYVQNFNRTRISGGEIRERDADSDWQTWIDTYVRLVEWDLRLDTLHSVDGLKTIHETEKHEANAAFANYVQDNYKHWLVGKASPTLSVDVVYKYVIPEIQAGKQVLFIVMDCMRLDHWLKIEPLLYPLFDIKTDYYYSIVPTATRYARNAIFSGLFPLELAERYPDLYAEPDNTHTSINRYEKQLLRLQFERHGIPLKPPSHYFKIFDVRGEMQYLHWLSVADRISLSALVVDFLDMLTHARYEVDLLRQLIPDEAAFRTLVHAWFQHSRLYEIFRIAAERDITVILTSDHGSLRCQNAAKISSQAALTAGLRFKEGRNISCAPETGWIIKDPETYRLPGESTRMNYVLAKEDYYFVYDRQFNVYKEIFQGSFQHGGVSLEEMILPCVVLEPR, encoded by the coding sequence ATGAAAGAAAAAAGATGGAGGGTTCTGTGGATTGATAATCAGAGAACTGACGTAGAGCAATCTAACGGACAACCTGAAGATTCATATCGTGAAAAACAGAAGTATATAACACCAAAACCGTATGTTCGCTTTTTGGAGTACGAAGGATACGATGTATCCTTAGCGGACACGGGTGCTGAAGGCATTGCTTTACTCAAAGACGAGACATATCACGCTGCCTTACTGAATTACGATGCAGCGCTGCAAACGGATAATCTACTTGCGCGGATTCGAGATGTGGATGCCCATATTCCGATCATTCTCCTCACGCGTGAGGATGGACAGGAAGTCCTGCAGCAAGCGAGCCTTTATAATATTGGCAATATCTTCATGATGTCAGAGAATGCTCAGGTCAAGGCTTCTTCAAGACAGCTGGCATTATCACTTGCCTTTTTGCTTGAAAAGCAAGGCGTTCGGGAAGCGTATACACCGCAAGCGTACGTCCAAAATTTTAATCGGACGCGCATTTCCGGTGGGGAAATACGAGAACGCGACGCTGATAGCGATTGGCAAACATGGATAGATACTTATGTTCGTCTCGTGGAATGGGATCTGCGGCTTGATACCTTACATAGTGTTGACGGGCTTAAAACTATTCATGAAACGGAGAAACATGAGGCAAACGCTGCGTTTGCGAACTATGTTCAGGATAACTATAAGCATTGGCTTGTCGGTAAAGCGTCGCCGACCTTATCCGTGGATGTCGTTTACAAATATGTCATCCCTGAAATTCAGGCGGGGAAGCAGGTATTATTTATTGTTATGGATTGTATGCGGCTCGACCATTGGCTTAAAATCGAGCCGTTGCTTTATCCACTGTTTGACATAAAAACGGATTATTATTATTCCATCGTGCCAACAGCGACGCGCTATGCCCGGAACGCTATTTTTAGTGGTCTGTTTCCGCTTGAGCTTGCTGAAAGATATCCAGACCTGTACGCGGAACCGGATAACACACACACGAGCATCAATCGTTATGAGAAACAACTTCTGCGTTTGCAATTTGAGAGGCACGGCATACCTCTCAAACCGCCCTCGCATTACTTCAAAATTTTTGATGTGCGTGGGGAGATGCAATACCTGCACTGGCTGAGCGTCGCAGATCGGATTAGTTTGTCGGCACTCGTTGTCGATTTCTTGGATATGCTGACCCATGCGCGGTATGAGGTGGATTTACTTCGGCAGCTTATTCCAGATGAGGCGGCATTCCGAACGCTCGTCCACGCGTGGTTTCAACATTCTCGGCTTTATGAAATATTCAGGATTGCTGCCGAACGCGATATAACCGTCATCTTAACGTCTGACCACGGTTCGTTACGCTGTCAAAATGCTGCGAAGATTTCAAGCCAAGCCGCACTTACTGCTGGGCTTCGGTTTAAAGAGGGCAGAAACATCTCGTGCGCCCCTGAAACCGGATGGATTATAAAAGACCCAGAGACGTATCGTTTACCCGGGGAATCAACGCGGATGAATTATGTTCTCGCTAAAGAAGACTACTATTTTGTTTATGATAGGCAGTTCAACGTCTATAAGGAAATATTTCAAGGCAGTTTCCAACACGGCGGCGTTTCTCTTGAAGAGATGATTCTGCCGTGCGTTGTGCTTGAACCGAGGTAG
- a CDS encoding FAD-binding protein — protein sequence MHEKEQLIADLSALLGPKNVLTDATALSVYECDAAPSFKAMPDVVVFADTAQQVSDIVKLANKHDTPFIARGGGTGLSGGMLSVQGGIIIALNRMDRILEIDLENERAVVEPGVVNLLLTQAVQNQGYHYAPDPSSQKACTIGGNIAENSGGPHTLKYGVTSDHVLELEVVLPDGEIIELGGTVEETPGYDLRGVMIGSEGTFGIVTKAVVRLTRNPQAYQTALAVFETMDDASSAVSTIIGEGIIPAALEMMDSLVIRALEEAFQFGFPLDAEAILIVELDGIKAGMQNQTDQILEIFKQHNARKVDYAKDEAERQQLWKARKSAFGSFGRLAPNYITQDGVVPRTTLPKVLRRISEISEKYQIPIANVFHAGDGNIHPIVLFNERDADQCERVEHVNMEILSVCAEVGGTITGEHGIGVEKMDYMPLIFSPADLQVMATVKEIFNPTGLCNPGKIFPTAESYAKLGLQPDAGRNF from the coding sequence ATGCACGAAAAAGAACAACTTATTGCTGACCTCTCTGCCCTCCTCGGTCCTAAAAATGTTTTAACGGATGCGACTGCGCTGTCCGTATATGAATGTGATGCCGCGCCCTCTTTTAAGGCGATGCCGGATGTGGTTGTCTTCGCGGATACGGCGCAACAGGTGTCGGATATTGTAAAGTTGGCGAACAAGCACGACACGCCGTTTATTGCGCGCGGCGGTGGAACAGGTTTAAGCGGTGGTATGCTCTCTGTTCAAGGGGGGATTATCATCGCTCTCAATCGGATGGATCGTATCTTGGAGATAGACCTTGAAAACGAAAGAGCGGTGGTTGAACCAGGGGTCGTGAATCTATTGTTGACGCAGGCTGTACAAAACCAAGGTTATCACTACGCGCCCGATCCGTCAAGCCAGAAGGCGTGCACAATAGGCGGGAATATCGCCGAAAATTCTGGTGGACCGCATACCTTGAAATACGGCGTTACGTCTGACCATGTGCTCGAATTAGAGGTCGTTTTACCCGATGGTGAGATTATTGAATTGGGCGGAACCGTTGAGGAAACACCCGGCTACGACCTACGTGGTGTGATGATCGGTTCTGAAGGCACGTTTGGGATCGTGACGAAGGCGGTCGTCCGCCTCACCCGTAATCCGCAGGCATACCAGACGGCACTTGCTGTTTTTGAAACGATGGACGACGCTTCAAGCGCGGTCTCGACAATTATCGGTGAAGGTATTATTCCAGCTGCGCTCGAAATGATGGATAGCCTCGTTATTCGTGCTTTGGAGGAAGCATTCCAGTTCGGTTTTCCACTTGATGCCGAAGCCATCTTGATTGTGGAACTTGATGGCATTAAAGCCGGAATGCAGAACCAAACCGACCAGATATTAGAAATCTTTAAACAGCATAACGCGCGAAAGGTGGATTACGCCAAAGATGAGGCGGAACGACAACAACTCTGGAAGGCACGGAAGAGCGCATTCGGTTCATTCGGACGACTTGCACCGAACTATATCACCCAAGATGGCGTTGTGCCGCGGACGACGCTACCAAAGGTATTGCGCCGGATCTCCGAAATCTCCGAGAAGTATCAGATTCCGATTGCGAATGTCTTCCATGCAGGCGACGGCAATATCCATCCTATCGTCCTTTTTAACGAACGTGATGCTGACCAGTGTGAGCGAGTCGAGCATGTTAACATGGAGATCCTTTCCGTATGTGCTGAAGTCGGTGGTACAATCACGGGAGAACACGGCATCGGTGTTGAGAAGATGGACTATATGCCTCTCATTTTCAGTCCTGCCGATTTGCAGGTGATGGCGACGGTCAAAGAGATTTTTAATCCAACAGGTCTCTGCAACCCCGGAAAAATTTTCCCGACTGCCGAATCTTACGCGAAGCTCGGTTTGCAACCGGATGCAGGGAGGAACTTCTAA
- a CDS encoding tetratricopeptide repeat protein produces the protein MLSNVKSLFSLRSWLIYAEVLAVVGFVVLASFYIRRGSAEPESPPVSQVGAFVEKADTLFAQEDLVYAALLYWRALQALETAEKGQMVPVNGESQTSAEVGLHANLRIAEIYSRSNWAKDARARLEHAARIQPDHPDVRLLRGKLLSNEALDDTLLAQATEEFLAVIENDPNNAEAHYRLGVLYHGNRQLEQAVEHYKKAIESDPEFRDIVSEKAPIGILARLQLSRTYAKMLQSYQFLDREFTDEDMAEVTRLESESILLLEQAVAKRPEMDEIIADLVRLYFARAAALEREDIETRGYVNALRVYERIAELDPQEVRAWERMAEIYGSFLVDKAKALEMYRKVYEIESHPTVLANIKSLEEDIAAESESEE, from the coding sequence ATGTTATCCAATGTAAAATCCCTATTTTCTTTACGCAGTTGGCTCATTTATGCAGAGGTGTTGGCGGTAGTCGGCTTTGTTGTGCTGGCATCGTTCTATATTCGTCGGGGCAGTGCCGAACCCGAATCGCCACCTGTGTCACAGGTGGGTGCCTTCGTTGAGAAGGCGGATACACTTTTTGCGCAAGAGGATCTCGTTTATGCTGCGCTTCTCTATTGGCGGGCGTTACAGGCATTAGAAACCGCTGAAAAGGGACAAATGGTACCCGTAAACGGGGAGTCCCAGACGAGTGCTGAGGTCGGTTTGCACGCGAATCTCCGTATCGCGGAAATCTATTCACGGAGCAATTGGGCGAAAGATGCAAGGGCGCGTTTAGAGCATGCAGCACGCATTCAACCGGATCATCCCGATGTTCGTCTTTTACGCGGCAAGCTGCTGAGCAATGAAGCCTTAGACGATACATTATTGGCGCAAGCGACGGAAGAATTCCTTGCTGTGATCGAGAATGATCCAAACAACGCTGAGGCACACTATCGTCTCGGCGTTCTCTATCACGGGAACAGGCAACTTGAGCAAGCCGTTGAACACTACAAAAAAGCGATTGAAAGTGATCCAGAGTTCCGAGATATTGTGTCTGAAAAAGCACCTATCGGTATCCTTGCCCGCCTCCAGTTATCGAGGACGTACGCCAAAATGCTTCAAAGTTATCAATTTCTTGATCGGGAATTCACCGATGAAGATATGGCTGAAGTGACCCGCCTTGAATCGGAGTCAATTCTCTTATTGGAGCAAGCAGTAGCAAAGCGTCCTGAGATGGACGAAATTATTGCAGATCTTGTGCGTTTGTACTTTGCGCGTGCAGCTGCGCTTGAACGCGAAGATATTGAAACGCGTGGGTATGTGAACGCGCTTCGAGTCTACGAACGTATTGCAGAACTTGATCCGCAAGAGGTTCGCGCATGGGAACGGATGGCTGAAATTTATGGCAGTTTCCTTGTGGATAAGGCGAAGGCACTTGAGATGTACCGGAAGGTATACGAGATTGAGTCACACCCGACTGTTTTAGCGAATATCAAATCGCTTGAAGAAGACATTGCAGCTGAGTCTGAATCGGAAGAATAG
- a CDS encoding thioredoxin family protein — MLKSIKRHQYLFWGLVTLIAITFPIRTQAQLADFGLGEKIPVEKLSAKGYLSLDKVQPGSQFQIAVVVEIAKGWHVNANPAKEGLIATEVTPPEVSHLTFGAVVYPAGEVLKLGSIGEAPVYHDTITIGIQADLNQTAPVGSSTLDFQLQYQACNDTQCLLPETLAFSIPIEIVGIEEPVQRIHEAVFANIEFMAPPSSTGDEGSLERALSGGQVWLAFLLVFAGGILTSLTPCVYPLIPITVSVFGANESAGLFKSFLLSVVYVIGIVVMYSILGVAVASTGAVFGQIMANPWVVGFISLILVTLGLSMFGVFEIRLPYSVQNRLNTVGGAGFAGAFAMGTVAGVIAAPCTGPALAVVLTYIATTGSLFLGFWLMFTYALGMGLLFIGIGTFSGLLSALPRSGGWMYVLENIFGIAIITMALYFLKDVFPVLQSFLQNSLPFFAIAGGLVLIGLWLGKLTQRFSGISPQMKFQKACGLLLAVFGAYMFVGGIQQPAGPHLDWVYDEAEGFEIAKRENKLVMLDFYASWCAACNELDHQTYADPAVAARLDDYVNVKLDFTRTSETTKALTEEYQIPGLPVVIFLDADRTTLKRFTGFVNAEDMLGILDEIESSRQ, encoded by the coding sequence ATGTTGAAGAGCATCAAACGTCATCAATACTTATTCTGGGGTCTGGTGACACTTATCGCGATAACTTTCCCGATTCGCACACAAGCACAGCTCGCAGATTTCGGGCTTGGTGAAAAAATACCTGTTGAGAAACTCTCCGCGAAAGGTTACCTCTCACTTGACAAGGTGCAACCGGGCAGTCAATTCCAAATTGCTGTCGTTGTGGAAATTGCCAAAGGATGGCACGTCAACGCCAATCCAGCGAAGGAAGGGCTTATCGCGACCGAGGTGACCCCGCCTGAGGTGTCGCATCTCACTTTTGGGGCGGTCGTATACCCTGCAGGTGAAGTGCTAAAACTCGGGTCAATCGGGGAGGCACCCGTCTATCACGATACTATCACTATCGGTATCCAAGCCGACTTAAACCAGACGGCTCCAGTTGGATCAAGCACGTTAGATTTTCAGCTGCAATATCAGGCATGTAACGATACGCAGTGTCTGTTACCTGAAACCCTCGCTTTTTCAATACCTATTGAGATTGTCGGTATAGAAGAGCCTGTTCAACGTATTCATGAAGCCGTTTTTGCTAATATTGAATTCATGGCACCGCCGAGTTCTACTGGTGACGAAGGGAGTCTCGAGCGCGCCCTCTCCGGTGGGCAGGTCTGGCTTGCGTTCTTACTCGTGTTTGCAGGTGGAATCTTGACGAGCCTGACGCCATGCGTTTACCCACTCATCCCAATCACCGTTTCTGTTTTTGGTGCCAACGAGTCTGCTGGTCTATTTAAATCTTTCCTGCTCTCTGTTGTGTATGTTATCGGCATTGTTGTTATGTATTCGATTTTAGGCGTGGCGGTTGCTTCAACAGGTGCTGTTTTCGGTCAGATAATGGCGAACCCGTGGGTTGTCGGTTTTATCAGTTTAATTCTCGTTACCCTCGGACTGTCAATGTTTGGTGTTTTTGAAATTCGGTTGCCATACTCGGTACAGAACCGTCTAAACACTGTCGGTGGTGCTGGATTTGCCGGAGCATTCGCTATGGGAACGGTCGCTGGTGTGATCGCAGCACCCTGCACAGGCCCCGCGTTAGCAGTGGTGCTAACGTATATAGCGACAACGGGGAGCCTGTTCCTCGGATTCTGGCTCATGTTCACTTATGCGCTCGGAATGGGACTGCTTTTTATCGGTATCGGTACATTTTCGGGTTTGCTCTCTGCGCTGCCACGTTCAGGCGGTTGGATGTATGTTTTGGAAAATATCTTCGGTATTGCGATTATTACGATGGCCCTCTATTTTCTTAAAGATGTGTTTCCGGTCTTGCAGAGTTTCCTCCAGAACTCACTTCCATTTTTTGCTATCGCTGGCGGTTTAGTGCTTATCGGTTTATGGCTCGGTAAGTTGACACAACGTTTCAGTGGTATCTCTCCACAGATGAAATTCCAGAAAGCGTGCGGTCTCTTGTTAGCGGTGTTCGGTGCCTATATGTTTGTGGGTGGTATTCAACAACCTGCTGGACCCCATCTGGATTGGGTTTACGACGAAGCAGAAGGATTTGAAATCGCTAAACGGGAGAACAAGCTTGTAATGCTCGATTTCTATGCCTCTTGGTGTGCCGCGTGTAATGAACTGGATCACCAAACATACGCGGATCCGGCTGTTGCAGCGAGACTTGATGACTATGTTAATGTTAAGCTTGATTTTACCCGCACCTCCGAAACCACGAAGGCACTCACCGAGGAGTATCAGATTCCCGGATTGCCGGTTGTCATTTTTTTGGATGCTGACCGTACCACTCTTAAGCGGTTCACTGGGTTCGTTAATGCTGAGGATATGCTCGGCATTCTTGACGAAATTGAGAGCAGCAGGCAATAG
- a CDS encoding FAD-binding oxidoreductase: protein MENSRALHDELKHIVGESGILPKTQIAAYAFDGHVPKAVVLPASVQEMQDVLRFAAKANLSVMPAGAGTKLGIGNLPQKLDVVLATTRLNGVVEYEPADLTVTVEAGIRLAALQAVLAQHRQYLALDPAYADRCTLGGIVATNASGSLRMRYGAARNQVLGLRVVHANGTVVKSGGKVVKNVAGYDLNKLYIGAFGTLGIITEVTLKLSPIPAHEAILTADFQDVQNAIDTGLNVVGSQILPMFVNLSINLDIETGVATDGEKPTLVVGFGGDPETVAWQLAQCQGIMEQNSGLGVTITEGESRVSLQETIQEFPATDRDTENIIVKVNLKRTDIAEFAVQVMDASWARDVQVMALLGSGILYLSIPVTSDTDFQELANTLRQLRQSATVVRGNLIVETAPSELKEHIDVWGPVGDTLGLMQQVKGRFDAGGLLNPGRFVSGI from the coding sequence ATGGAAAATTCACGTGCCCTGCACGATGAACTTAAGCATATTGTTGGAGAATCCGGCATCTTGCCAAAGACGCAGATTGCCGCTTATGCTTTTGATGGACATGTTCCGAAGGCGGTCGTTTTGCCAGCATCCGTTCAAGAAATGCAAGATGTCCTCCGATTTGCGGCGAAAGCGAATTTATCGGTTATGCCTGCGGGTGCTGGCACGAAACTCGGCATCGGAAACCTACCACAGAAATTAGATGTCGTGTTGGCGACAACTCGGCTGAACGGTGTGGTGGAATATGAACCTGCGGATTTAACTGTCACCGTGGAAGCGGGTATCCGTTTAGCTGCCTTGCAAGCCGTATTGGCACAACATCGACAGTATCTTGCGTTGGATCCAGCGTATGCGGACCGATGCACCCTCGGCGGGATTGTCGCTACAAATGCAAGTGGATCGCTCCGTATGCGATACGGAGCTGCACGAAATCAGGTCTTGGGGTTACGAGTTGTTCACGCGAACGGGACTGTTGTCAAGAGTGGTGGTAAAGTGGTGAAAAATGTTGCCGGTTATGATCTTAACAAACTCTATATCGGTGCTTTTGGAACGCTCGGTATTATTACCGAAGTGACACTCAAGTTGTCACCAATACCGGCACATGAAGCGATACTCACAGCAGATTTTCAAGACGTTCAAAATGCTATTGACACGGGGTTGAACGTTGTAGGTTCGCAGATACTACCGATGTTTGTAAATCTGTCTATAAACTTGGATATAGAAACCGGTGTTGCTACGGATGGGGAAAAACCGACGTTAGTGGTTGGGTTCGGTGGGGATCCCGAAACCGTGGCGTGGCAATTGGCGCAATGTCAAGGAATTATGGAACAAAATAGCGGATTAGGTGTCACAATTACTGAGGGCGAATCGCGAGTGTCCCTTCAGGAAACTATTCAGGAATTCCCCGCGACGGATAGGGATACAGAAAACATAATTGTCAAGGTGAACCTGAAACGCACCGATATCGCCGAATTTGCTGTGCAAGTGATGGACGCGAGTTGGGCGCGTGATGTCCAAGTAATGGCACTGCTCGGAAGTGGCATATTGTATCTCTCTATACCTGTTACTTCTGATACAGATTTCCAGGAACTTGCGAATACGCTAAGGCAGCTGCGTCAATCTGCAACGGTGGTGCGCGGAAATCTTATCGTAGAAACCGCACCATCTGAACTTAAAGAGCATATTGACGTTTGGGGGCCCGTCGGAGACACACTCGGTTTGATGCAACAGGTTAAAGGTAGATTTGATGCGGGAGGTTTGTTGAACCCGGGGAGGTTTGTCTCTGGTATTTAG
- a CDS encoding efflux RND transporter permease subunit has translation MSIPKMSVNNPVLANMLMLIIIIFGLYAWINLPRELTPEIALQSATVTTLYPGASPEEVEKLVSAPIEDAIEENVNKINLMLSNSSEGRSIISVDFEEMSDREFDKELENLRTAVEQVNDLPEEILEDPQVVELDVSSGFPMLTIVVGGDIAESQMRDIAENLKDEILDIKNVASVRIAGLREREIWIEVDPDRLKAYQLPIAGVITALRASNLNLPAGTM, from the coding sequence ATGTCCATTCCTAAAATGTCTGTGAACAACCCGGTTTTAGCGAACATGTTGATGCTTATTATTATAATTTTCGGGTTGTACGCATGGATAAACCTACCACGAGAACTCACACCAGAAATCGCATTACAGAGCGCGACTGTGACGACGCTGTATCCGGGTGCCTCACCGGAAGAGGTCGAGAAACTCGTTTCTGCTCCTATTGAAGATGCTATTGAAGAAAACGTGAATAAAATCAATTTAATGCTTTCCAACTCTTCGGAGGGGAGATCTATCATCTCTGTCGATTTTGAAGAGATGAGCGATCGGGAATTCGACAAAGAACTTGAAAACTTACGTACCGCTGTAGAACAGGTAAATGACCTTCCGGAAGAAATCTTAGAGGATCCGCAAGTTGTAGAACTTGATGTCTCCTCTGGTTTTCCGATGCTGACAATTGTTGTCGGCGGCGACATAGCGGAATCACAGATGCGGGACATCGCCGAGAACTTAAAAGACGAAATCTTAGATATTAAAAACGTTGCATCTGTCCGAATAGCAGGGCTCCGTGAAAGGGAAATTTGGATCGAGGTAGACCCTGATCGCTTGAAAGCATATCAACTGCCGATTGCAGGAGTTATCACAGCACTTCGTGCAAGCAATTTGAATCTGCCTGCTGGCACGATG
- a CDS encoding LamG domain-containing protein: MRQLILILGLTYSIVGILPQVSVAKIDPETAVGVWLFDEGAGNETKDASGNDHDGEINGAKWKDGKFGKALEFDGGQWVSIESTPALQAGEEFTMMAWFFATDIGDWRQLIAKSDEYLLRIDPPQEGNKMSAFVKPGGSWEPRASANVPDEDTWIHFAATYDSNAKNEHLVVYVNGKRAGVSTRPGAIAVTGNAVEIGRWGGGSYFVGIIDEAAIFNVVLTEDDLTTIAEHGLAKALGGLAVTPTNKLATTWATLKADR; this comes from the coding sequence ATGCGACAATTGATATTAATTTTAGGACTTACCTATTCAATCGTTGGGATTCTACCACAAGTCTCCGTCGCCAAGATCGATCCAGAGACCGCCGTTGGTGTTTGGCTGTTCGATGAGGGTGCTGGCAATGAAACGAAAGATGCCTCTGGCAATGATCACGACGGCGAAATCAACGGTGCGAAATGGAAAGACGGTAAATTCGGCAAAGCTCTTGAGTTTGATGGTGGACAGTGGGTCTCAATTGAGTCAACACCAGCATTACAAGCTGGCGAAGAGTTCACGATGATGGCATGGTTCTTTGCCACAGACATCGGAGATTGGCGGCAGCTTATTGCGAAAAGCGACGAGTACCTTCTACGCATCGACCCGCCACAAGAAGGGAATAAAATGTCAGCGTTTGTCAAACCGGGCGGAAGTTGGGAACCGAGAGCCTCCGCGAATGTCCCTGATGAAGACACATGGATCCATTTCGCAGCGACTTACGACAGCAACGCCAAAAATGAGCATCTCGTTGTATATGTGAACGGCAAACGTGCTGGTGTAAGTACACGTCCGGGAGCCATCGCTGTAACGGGAAACGCCGTTGAAATCGGTAGATGGGGTGGCGGTTCATATTTCGTCGGTATTATTGATGAAGCCGCGATTTTCAACGTCGTCCTCACTGAAGATGATCTAACAACCATCGCTGAACACGGATTAGCGAAAGCACTTGGCGGGTTGGCTGTCACACCGACGAACAAACTCGCAACAACCTGGGCAACCCTTAAAGCAGACCGATAA